A genomic region of Caldicellulosiruptor acetigenus contains the following coding sequences:
- a CDS encoding TIGR02680 family protein, translating to MSKENRWVLSRAGVFNYWYYDEEYFDFYDGRMLIRGPNASGKSVTMQSFITLLLDGNYHPSRLDSFGSNARKLEDYVLGDQGPGQKNEAIAYLFLEFKKQNIFVSIGMGIRAKRGTSPDTWYFVLTDGRRFGVDIFFYEKIGDQKIPLTRKKFENLIGDGGKVFSSRKDYMEEVNKILFGFENIEDFENLIELIVRIRAPKLSKDIKPDTVYKMLQESLPALSESDLRALSDSIENMDRIQTELKNLEIIKNVLERLKKVYDEYNKLLLAQSIFSVLESSKEYLNLKKEVEKAKADVEKNRELKAQIEEKIEELKKEQESLTLRLESIKESDIFKLQKELLNIKEELRELEEQKNKKLSQINSASQKLEKERQQLIALEEELEEYKRKIKDSVEEGKLLIESIGFQRFSETLDMYLLEQGSLDILKDELSSFLSQVEIALKNYEKLNEIKKDLDGLYRELDMNRAESQKVEEEIQNLLFQLEEVKNSLKNAISIYFEQNEVFKAQDEQRTAIFQAINSCEKKGDYGRIYSILDDIYNFHYLSISDTIRRLEFEIEVLNNQIKAKKEEIERIRSQKDDEIILSSQQKKVRDRLLQKGVPFIPFYMAVDFKDGVDEKKKAIIEDALSCLGILNALIVPEKYKDVLSDLLDDEKEMILISKPAYFSHTLNQFLEVANFDGPIELKQEVAAVIDSIFATEKDEGVYICEDGRFGSGILKGRTTTCENARFIGIENRRRYRQMLISQLEDEVQKLSVELDNKKQERNAQKNLVEKLKNERDSFPSLVDLDTAFEMIEERENQKLKLQKEIEFLEKKTRELLSKENSLKHEISVIATKLSVTAAKDNFLKLAQEAQKLKSVLVDLENEVEKEKLVSRTVTSKREQTLQIEESLQNLSFDLQSLKTRWESLSLKKAEIEKRLSSDDAQKLFEEQQKAIERLDSIPKEIESFNRNLQEVIAKISRLETLIETKALQLEKAKMEYTNCLEVLKIELSFGFVWKEENLEDETKLLEFAKEKSSFANEFKSKDLNQVLQRLISAHYEAQVQLAEFGANLNLKEDNKTGYARYLWTAKKDGRVLSLYEFLERIDSEIIEKKNLITQQERELFEEVLAKDIGFKISRKIMLAQDWVKRMNELMDGMDLSGNLKFRLSWEQKKQELEDELSTSELVKLISKDPATASDSDRQKIVKHFRARIERAKRLQDSPDSFRSLYEIMKEILDYRQWFEFRLYFQRGAENRRELTNNAYDKFSGGEKALSIYVPLLAALCAKYQSAASFAPRIIALDEAFAGVDENNIEKMFELIENLEFDYIMNSQILWGDYKTVPGLCIYELISDRSKGCVLKVKYIWNGYKKVLVEL from the coding sequence ATGAGCAAGGAAAATAGATGGGTGCTAAGCAGAGCCGGGGTTTTTAACTACTGGTACTATGACGAGGAGTATTTTGACTTTTACGATGGCAGGATGCTTATTCGCGGTCCTAACGCTTCAGGCAAGTCTGTCACAATGCAAAGTTTTATTACCCTGCTTTTAGATGGCAACTACCACCCGTCCAGGCTTGACTCTTTTGGGTCAAATGCGCGAAAACTTGAAGATTATGTTCTTGGCGACCAGGGCCCGGGTCAGAAAAACGAGGCAATAGCTTATCTTTTTCTTGAGTTTAAAAAGCAGAATATATTCGTATCCATAGGCATGGGAATAAGGGCAAAAAGAGGCACAAGCCCTGATACATGGTATTTTGTTCTAACAGACGGGAGAAGGTTTGGAGTTGACATCTTCTTTTATGAAAAGATAGGTGACCAAAAGATTCCACTTACCAGGAAGAAGTTTGAAAACCTCATAGGAGACGGCGGCAAGGTCTTTTCAAGCAGAAAAGATTATATGGAGGAAGTCAACAAAATTCTGTTTGGTTTTGAGAACATAGAAGACTTTGAGAATTTGATAGAGCTGATAGTTCGAATAAGAGCACCAAAGCTTTCTAAGGATATAAAACCTGATACTGTCTACAAGATGCTTCAGGAGTCTTTACCAGCTCTTTCTGAGTCAGACCTTCGTGCACTTTCTGACTCCATAGAGAACATGGACAGAATTCAAACAGAGCTGAAAAATCTTGAGATTATAAAAAACGTGCTGGAAAGATTAAAAAAGGTTTATGATGAGTACAACAAGCTTTTGCTTGCGCAAAGTATATTTAGCGTGCTTGAGAGCAGCAAAGAATATTTAAACCTCAAAAAAGAGGTTGAAAAAGCTAAAGCTGATGTTGAGAAAAATAGAGAGTTGAAAGCTCAGATAGAAGAAAAAATAGAAGAGCTTAAAAAGGAACAAGAGTCTTTGACATTGAGGCTTGAAAGTATAAAAGAAAGTGACATATTCAAGCTTCAAAAGGAGCTTTTAAATATAAAAGAAGAGCTCAGAGAACTTGAGGAGCAGAAAAACAAAAAGCTTTCCCAGATAAATTCTGCTTCACAAAAACTTGAAAAGGAAAGGCAGCAGCTTATAGCTTTAGAAGAAGAGCTTGAGGAGTATAAAAGAAAAATAAAAGATAGCGTCGAAGAAGGCAAATTGCTAATCGAATCTATTGGTTTTCAAAGATTCTCAGAAACGCTTGATATGTATCTTCTTGAGCAGGGTAGCCTTGACATTTTAAAGGATGAGCTTTCATCTTTCTTATCTCAGGTTGAGATTGCACTGAAAAACTATGAAAAGCTGAATGAAATCAAGAAGGATTTAGATGGTCTTTACAGGGAGCTTGATATGAACAGAGCAGAATCACAAAAGGTGGAGGAAGAGATACAAAATCTTTTGTTTCAGCTTGAAGAAGTAAAAAATAGTCTGAAGAATGCTATTTCTATTTACTTTGAACAAAATGAGGTTTTCAAAGCTCAAGATGAGCAGAGAACAGCAATTTTCCAGGCGATAAATAGTTGTGAGAAGAAAGGGGATTATGGCAGAATATATTCAATCTTAGATGATATTTATAACTTCCATTACCTTTCTATCTCAGATACAATAAGAAGACTTGAGTTTGAGATAGAAGTTTTGAATAACCAGATAAAAGCTAAGAAAGAAGAGATTGAGAGGATTAGAAGCCAGAAAGATGATGAGATTATACTCTCATCTCAGCAAAAGAAGGTAAGAGACAGGCTTTTGCAAAAAGGGGTGCCATTTATACCTTTTTATATGGCTGTGGATTTTAAAGACGGTGTGGATGAAAAAAAGAAAGCTATTATTGAAGATGCGCTGAGCTGTCTTGGAATCTTGAATGCTCTGATTGTGCCAGAAAAGTACAAAGATGTTCTTTCGGACCTTTTGGATGATGAAAAAGAAATGATTTTAATTTCAAAACCTGCGTATTTTTCGCACACACTAAACCAGTTTTTAGAAGTTGCCAACTTTGACGGACCTATTGAGCTAAAACAGGAAGTGGCAGCTGTGATTGACAGTATATTCGCCACCGAAAAAGATGAAGGCGTCTACATCTGCGAGGATGGAAGGTTTGGTAGCGGAATTTTAAAAGGTAGGACAACCACGTGCGAAAATGCAAGGTTTATTGGCATTGAAAATAGAAGAAGGTACAGGCAGATGTTAATATCCCAGCTTGAAGATGAAGTGCAGAAACTTTCAGTTGAATTAGATAACAAAAAACAGGAGAGAAATGCACAGAAAAATTTGGTTGAGAAGCTTAAAAACGAGAGAGACAGCTTTCCTTCATTGGTTGACCTTGACACTGCATTTGAGATGATTGAAGAAAGAGAAAATCAAAAGTTAAAACTTCAAAAAGAGATAGAATTTTTAGAGAAGAAGACAAGAGAGCTATTGAGCAAGGAAAATAGCTTGAAGCATGAGATTTCTGTCATTGCAACAAAACTTTCTGTCACAGCTGCAAAGGATAATTTTTTGAAACTTGCTCAGGAAGCACAAAAGCTTAAAAGTGTGCTAGTTGATTTAGAAAACGAGGTCGAAAAAGAAAAATTGGTTTCAAGAACAGTAACATCAAAAAGAGAACAAACTCTGCAGATAGAAGAAAGCCTGCAGAATTTAAGTTTTGACCTTCAGAGCCTGAAGACAAGGTGGGAGAGCTTAAGTTTAAAGAAGGCTGAAATTGAAAAAAGGCTTTCAAGCGATGATGCTCAAAAGCTTTTTGAAGAGCAGCAAAAGGCAATTGAGCGTCTTGATAGTATTCCTAAGGAGATAGAAAGCTTTAACAGAAATCTTCAGGAAGTAATTGCAAAAATTTCGCGGCTTGAGACGCTGATTGAGACAAAAGCTCTGCAGCTTGAGAAAGCCAAAATGGAGTACACAAATTGCCTTGAAGTATTGAAGATTGAACTTTCTTTTGGTTTTGTATGGAAGGAAGAAAATCTTGAGGATGAGACCAAACTTTTAGAGTTTGCAAAGGAAAAAAGTAGCTTTGCTAATGAATTTAAATCTAAGGACTTAAACCAGGTTTTGCAAAGGCTCATCTCTGCACACTATGAAGCCCAAGTGCAGCTTGCAGAGTTTGGAGCAAATCTGAACCTCAAGGAAGATAATAAAACTGGCTATGCAAGATATTTGTGGACAGCAAAGAAGGATGGAAGGGTGCTTTCGCTTTATGAGTTTTTAGAGAGAATAGATTCTGAGATAATCGAGAAGAAAAATCTTATTACCCAGCAGGAAAGAGAGCTTTTTGAAGAGGTTTTGGCAAAGGACATAGGCTTTAAAATCTCACGCAAGATAATGCTTGCCCAGGACTGGGTAAAGAGGATGAATGAGCTAATGGACGGCATGGACCTTTCAGGAAATCTTAAATTCAGGCTTTCGTGGGAGCAGAAAAAGCAGGAACTTGAAGATGAGCTTTCAACATCAGAACTTGTAAAACTTATCAGCAAAGACCCGGCAACAGCTTCAGATAGCGACAGGCAAAAGATTGTCAAGCATTTTAGAGCACGTATTGAAAGAGCAAAAAGGCTTCAGGACTCACCCGACAGTTTTCGCAGTCTTTATGAGATAATGAAAGAGATTTTGGATTACAGGCAGTGGTTTGAGTTTCGGCTCTACTTCCAAAGAGGTGCAGAAAATAGAAGAGAGCTTACAAACAACGCGTACGACAAGTTTTCTGGCGGCGAAAAAGCACTTTCCATTTATGTTCCTCTTTTGGCGGCACTGTGTGCAAAGTACCAGAGCGCTGCGAGTTTTGCACCGCGCATAATTGCGCTTGATGAGGCGTTTGCCGGCGTTGATGAGAACAACATTGAAAAGATGTTTGAACTCATAGAAAATCTTGAATTTGACTATATCATGAACTCCCAGATTCTATGGGGAGATTACAAAACAGTGCCAGGACTTTGCATTTATGAACTTATTTCAGACCGAAGCAAAGGCTGTGTTCTCAAAGTAAAATACATCTGGAACGGGTACAAGAAGGTGTTGGTGGAGCTATGA
- a CDS encoding TIGR02678 family protein, which yields MKSALLKLLSNFWILKEKDVESYYECKNIDKELKDFIVTKLGLRFYATSEMVRLEKVPLVPREYMGILEFEEPKDYVFFCLVLAFLEDKGRDTQFLLEDITQYIRSNYPYEEIDWTMYSDRRSLIRVLKFCERMGLIKIDDGNQDLFVERADVDVLYESTGLSKYFMRTFPKSLVEYSSVEEILNSEFEFTNGLSDQITDIKRIKAYRGLLIDGIVDFESEAPLYYIKKQKTTISQDLERFVPELELHLFKSFAYLSVEGDYEYTYPDNSNLCDVLLLCSRELLERVEKGELRLSPAHEMLEISLDHFKLIVEDVKKKYGHFWNKEWREKSTDKIFEELLEFLHLHSFAKTNDDGYLVISPIFLRVVGEYQDFVANGELSLQDDGIEERF from the coding sequence ATGAAAAGTGCTCTTTTAAAGCTACTTAGTAACTTTTGGATTTTAAAAGAAAAAGATGTTGAAAGCTATTATGAGTGCAAGAACATTGACAAAGAGTTAAAAGACTTTATAGTTACCAAACTGGGACTTAGATTTTATGCTACATCTGAAATGGTCAGACTTGAAAAGGTACCCCTTGTCCCAAGAGAGTACATGGGGATTTTGGAGTTTGAAGAGCCGAAAGACTATGTATTTTTCTGTCTTGTTCTTGCATTTTTAGAGGACAAGGGCAGAGACACTCAGTTTTTGCTTGAGGATATCACGCAGTATATACGCTCGAATTATCCTTACGAGGAAATTGACTGGACAATGTATTCTGACAGAAGGTCGCTTATTAGAGTGCTAAAGTTTTGCGAGAGGATGGGGCTTATCAAGATAGATGATGGCAATCAAGACCTGTTTGTGGAAAGAGCTGATGTTGATGTACTTTATGAATCAACAGGGCTATCAAAATATTTTATGAGAACTTTTCCTAAAAGCCTTGTTGAGTATTCGTCAGTTGAAGAGATTTTAAATAGCGAGTTTGAGTTTACAAATGGACTTTCTGACCAAATAACTGACATAAAGAGAATAAAAGCCTACAGAGGGCTTTTGATAGATGGCATTGTGGATTTTGAGAGTGAAGCACCACTTTATTACATTAAAAAACAAAAGACAACAATTTCACAGGACCTTGAAAGGTTTGTGCCAGAGCTTGAACTTCACCTGTTCAAGTCGTTTGCATACCTTAGCGTTGAAGGTGACTACGAGTATACCTATCCTGACAATTCAAACCTGTGCGACGTATTGCTTTTGTGCTCAAGAGAACTTCTTGAAAGGGTTGAAAAAGGGGAGCTGAGACTTTCGCCTGCCCATGAGATGCTTGAAATTTCGCTTGACCATTTTAAGCTAATTGTGGAGGATGTCAAGAAAAAATACGGGCATTTTTGGAACAAGGAGTGGAGGGAAAAATCCACTGATAAAATATTTGAAGAACTTTTAGAATTTTTGCACCTTCACAGTTTTGCAAAGACAAATGACGATGGATATCTTGTCATATCCCCTATTTTTTTAAGAGTTGTTGGTGAGTATCAGGACTTTGTTGCAAATGGTGAGCTTTCTTTGCAAGATGATGGTATAGAAGAAAGATTCTGA
- a CDS encoding TIGR02677 family protein: MINSFQAPLLGKLKYFEYLTAPNSERYRTIMRYCFLCHLEYKNRLTKEEIFTFLKNFPQFADYTEQMCEQDLKNLVEWGNLNSIQDTSKTRTVEEFKNKRFLYELTPIGLKIERFLFELETQEDTKAELNTKHIEKIYFLLQQVDSVLDDPQKRAVDWWDELTRAFEEIEKSYSEYISMLKSYEAENLMIKEKFLDYKSKLVQYLYNFYVIFQNYLPRIRSTFLSLEAAKIEKLLNYIIAQEKEHPKNIFKDPESIEKNIKARFDNIKLWFVAPHGQAEKLSDQIQGLIRKVSDLAARLSEMSSVKVNRQEEYRHLAKIFSSLDLATCHKLSAVVFGVLLPRYIAAEEKRQSELASLSILDVPPMKSLLHSRGRLVREKSKVLPASEFSEDKKKRFEEYKKKIEEEEKLVAELIKDGKIEFENLPVLTPQVRKKLLVWLSRGLSSGFGNTDSGKRFKVVRPKDGRYCVLKSTDGELEMPAYVIEFVK, from the coding sequence ATGATAAATAGTTTTCAAGCTCCGCTTTTGGGAAAACTCAAATATTTTGAGTACCTCACAGCACCTAATTCAGAAAGATACAGAACAATTATGAGATACTGTTTTTTGTGCCATTTAGAGTACAAAAATAGGCTTACAAAAGAGGAGATTTTCACATTTTTAAAAAATTTTCCACAGTTTGCAGACTACACAGAGCAGATGTGCGAACAGGATTTGAAAAATCTTGTTGAGTGGGGGAACCTCAACTCAATCCAGGACACCTCAAAGACCAGGACTGTTGAAGAGTTCAAAAACAAAAGATTTTTGTATGAACTTACACCTATAGGTCTCAAGATTGAAAGGTTTTTGTTTGAACTTGAAACTCAAGAAGACACAAAAGCAGAGCTAAATACCAAGCACATTGAAAAGATATATTTCTTGCTTCAGCAAGTGGACAGTGTATTAGATGACCCACAAAAAAGAGCAGTTGACTGGTGGGACGAGCTAACAAGAGCTTTTGAGGAGATTGAAAAGAGCTATTCAGAGTATATCTCAATGTTAAAATCGTATGAAGCAGAAAATCTCATGATAAAAGAAAAGTTTTTGGACTACAAGTCAAAGCTTGTACAGTACCTTTACAACTTCTATGTCATATTTCAGAACTATCTTCCAAGAATAAGATCTACCTTTTTGTCATTGGAAGCTGCTAAAATAGAAAAGCTTTTGAACTACATAATCGCCCAGGAAAAAGAGCATCCCAAAAACATATTCAAAGACCCAGAGAGCATAGAAAAGAACATAAAAGCAAGGTTTGACAATATAAAACTTTGGTTTGTTGCTCCTCATGGCCAGGCAGAAAAACTTTCTGACCAGATTCAGGGACTTATAAGAAAAGTGTCTGACCTTGCAGCAAGGCTTTCAGAGATGTCAAGTGTCAAAGTAAACAGACAGGAAGAGTACAGGCACTTGGCAAAAATCTTCTCAAGCCTTGATTTAGCTACATGTCACAAGCTTTCTGCAGTTGTGTTTGGCGTGCTTTTGCCACGGTACATTGCAGCCGAGGAGAAGAGACAGAGTGAGCTTGCAAGCCTTAGCATTCTTGACGTGCCACCAATGAAGAGTTTGCTACACTCAAGAGGAAGGCTTGTGAGGGAAAAGAGCAAGGTTTTGCCGGCATCTGAATTTTCTGAAGACAAGAAGAAAAGGTTTGAAGAGTACAAAAAGAAGATTGAAGAGGAAGAAAAGCTTGTTGCTGAGCTTATAAAAGATGGAAAAATTGAGTTTGAAAATCTTCCTGTTTTGACTCCACAGGTTAGAAAAAAACTTCTTGTGTGGCTCTCAAGAGGACTTTCGTCAGGTTTTGGTAATACAGACTCAGGGAAAAGATTTAAAGTTGTAAGACCAAAAGATGGAAGGTATTGCGTTCTAAAATCAACAGATGGTGAGCTTGAGATGCCGGCGTATGTAATTGAGTTTGTTAAGTAA
- the queA gene encoding tRNA preQ1(34) S-adenosylmethionine ribosyltransferase-isomerase QueA: protein MRKWKLSDFHYDLPEELIAQKPVEPRDSSRLMVILPDGTIEHRIFRDIVEYLNEGDCLVLNNSKVIPARLIGQREDTGSFIEFLLVKRLDINTWEVMTRPGKKARKGRKFVFGNGELKAEVLHVNQDEGTRIVRFYYEGVFEEVLERLGKIPLPPYIKEELDDLSRYQTVYSKVPGSAAAPTAGLHFTEELLDRISKKGVEILYVTLHVGLGTFKPVKVENVEEHKMHEEYYEISQDVADKINRAKEVGKRVIAVGTTSCRVLESCSDETGRVKAKKGWTDIFIYPGYNFKVLDGLVTNFHLPDTTLMMLVCAFGGYERIMNAYKIAVDMRYRFFSFGDAMLILR, encoded by the coding sequence ATGAGAAAATGGAAACTCAGCGACTTTCACTATGACCTTCCTGAAGAGCTGATTGCACAAAAACCTGTTGAGCCCCGGGACAGCTCAAGACTTATGGTTATTTTGCCAGACGGTACAATTGAGCACAGAATTTTCCGCGATATAGTTGAATACTTAAACGAAGGTGACTGTCTTGTTCTAAATAACTCAAAGGTCATACCTGCACGTTTGATTGGGCAAAGAGAGGACACAGGCAGTTTTATAGAATTTTTGCTTGTAAAAAGGCTTGATATAAACACATGGGAGGTCATGACACGGCCGGGCAAAAAGGCGCGAAAAGGAAGAAAGTTTGTGTTTGGCAATGGAGAACTTAAAGCCGAGGTTTTGCATGTAAATCAGGATGAAGGCACAAGGATTGTGAGGTTCTATTACGAAGGGGTGTTCGAAGAGGTTTTAGAAAGACTGGGCAAGATTCCTCTTCCACCATATATAAAAGAGGAGCTTGACGACCTTTCAAGGTATCAGACTGTGTACAGCAAAGTGCCTGGTTCTGCTGCAGCACCGACTGCAGGTCTTCACTTTACGGAAGAGCTTCTGGATAGAATATCAAAAAAAGGTGTTGAGATTTTGTATGTGACACTGCACGTTGGGCTTGGAACTTTTAAGCCTGTTAAGGTTGAAAATGTAGAGGAGCACAAGATGCATGAGGAGTACTATGAGATTTCTCAGGATGTTGCAGATAAAATAAACAGAGCAAAAGAGGTTGGAAAAAGAGTCATTGCGGTTGGAACAACATCGTGCAGGGTTTTAGAGTCGTGTAGCGATGAAACAGGAAGGGTAAAAGCAAAAAAAGGTTGGACTGATATCTTCATCTATCCAGGGTATAACTTTAAGGTACTTGACGGGCTTGTGACAAACTTTCATCTTCCGGATACCACCTTGATGATGCTTGTCTGTGCATTTGGTGGGTATGAAAGAATCATGAATGCATACAAGATTGCAGTTGACATGCGATATAGGTTCTTTAGTTTTGGGGATGCAATGCTTATCTTAAGATGA
- a CDS encoding SpoIID/LytB domain-containing protein, with translation MAKKLLCGVLTAIFFIVFSSINILPTFSQTQIPEWIRIGVFYADGYKKSSPVDSAKIEAKGSLFLAISDDKNFITIADTQKNSLTVSKDVYKKNGQEGPNYHVAVGRYISYKTAENSLKSFSSFKGAFVGFVNGGYSILIGCFDNINDAKKLAAKLSGATIYSSEMMVLVKDESGKVIFGFDGQNTRFLMLIPQKQNGVERIKIGDRWFRGRAEFKRIKGSDMTVINVTKLEEYLYGVIRMEVDPLWPMEAVKAFAVIARTYAVRNLGKHQSIGFDLCPTDHCQVYGGAVDGTYGEKQAIAAVDSTRGEIITYKGNPIDAVYFSSTGGIPTEDSENVWRYPVEYLRSVDNSKEAKNSKSSWLFQFTKDEIKNMLKKRNIDIGDILDIQALEYTKAGRVLRLKIVGTQGEYECQKEATRLLFGLYSQAYTIATDADVAVVDSNGKVKKVRISSQKILFEDGSVKRAVVAGQAQNFEETEKLLPQTAESVYLSTYDEVYQSENFGSFETEGQTYSQQYIDVVNPDGSIDKVPLIPTTYTFNGKGWGHGVGMSQWGAKGLAESGYNYKQIIKHYYTGVEIEKR, from the coding sequence ATGGCTAAAAAACTTTTGTGCGGGGTGTTAACAGCTATCTTTTTTATAGTTTTTTCTTCAATTAATATATTACCCACATTTTCACAAACTCAAATTCCGGAGTGGATAAGAATAGGTGTGTTTTATGCTGATGGTTACAAAAAATCAAGCCCGGTGGATTCTGCAAAAATTGAGGCGAAAGGAAGCCTTTTTTTGGCTATTTCTGATGACAAAAACTTTATTACAATTGCTGATACACAAAAAAATAGTCTTACAGTTTCAAAGGATGTATACAAAAAGAATGGTCAAGAAGGACCAAATTATCATGTGGCAGTTGGGAGGTATATTTCATACAAAACAGCAGAGAATAGCTTGAAAAGTTTTTCTTCCTTCAAAGGTGCTTTTGTTGGCTTTGTAAATGGTGGATATAGCATATTAATTGGCTGCTTTGACAATATAAATGATGCAAAAAAGCTGGCGGCAAAACTTTCTGGTGCAACCATTTATTCTTCGGAGATGATGGTGCTTGTAAAAGATGAGAGTGGCAAAGTTATTTTTGGATTTGACGGGCAGAATACAAGGTTTTTGATGTTAATTCCGCAAAAGCAAAATGGGGTTGAGAGAATAAAGATAGGTGACAGATGGTTCAGGGGAAGGGCTGAGTTTAAAAGAATAAAAGGTAGTGATATGACAGTTATAAATGTTACAAAGCTTGAAGAGTATCTGTATGGCGTTATCAGGATGGAGGTTGACCCGCTGTGGCCAATGGAAGCTGTAAAGGCATTTGCTGTGATTGCCCGAACGTATGCTGTGAGGAACCTTGGCAAGCACCAATCAATTGGGTTTGACCTGTGCCCGACAGACCACTGTCAGGTATATGGTGGTGCGGTCGATGGCACATATGGTGAAAAGCAAGCAATTGCAGCTGTTGACTCAACAAGAGGTGAGATTATAACATACAAAGGCAACCCGATTGACGCTGTGTATTTTTCGTCAACAGGCGGTATTCCCACAGAGGATTCTGAAAATGTCTGGAGGTACCCTGTTGAGTATTTGAGGTCTGTTGACAACTCTAAAGAAGCAAAAAATTCAAAGTCGTCGTGGTTATTTCAGTTTACCAAAGATGAAATAAAAAATATGCTCAAAAAAAGAAACATAGACATTGGCGATATTTTGGATATTCAAGCTCTTGAGTACACAAAAGCGGGAAGGGTTTTGAGGCTAAAAATTGTGGGCACGCAAGGCGAGTATGAGTGCCAAAAAGAAGCAACACGCCTTTTGTTTGGCCTTTACAGCCAGGCATATACAATTGCAACAGATGCAGATGTAGCCGTGGTAGATAGCAATGGGAAGGTGAAAAAGGTAAGAATAAGCAGCCAGAAGATTTTGTTCGAAGATGGGAGTGTAAAAAGAGCGGTGGTTGCTGGGCAGGCGCAAAATTTTGAAGAAACTGAGAAGCTTTTGCCACAAACTGCTGAAAGTGTGTATCTTTCGACATATGATGAGGTGTACCAGTCTGAGAATTTTGGAAGTTTTGAAACTGAAGGTCAGACATATTCACAGCAATATATAGATGTTGTAAATCCGGATGGCAGCATTGACAAGGTGCCACTTATTCCTACTACTTACACATTCAATGGCAAGGGCTGGGGACACGGCGTTGGAATGAGCCAGTGGGGTGCAAAAGGCCTTGCTGAAAGTGGTTATAATTATAAGCAGATTATCAAACACTATTACACAGGAGTTGAGATTGAAAAAAGATGA
- a CDS encoding potassium channel family protein: protein MYIIVVGCGKVGSTLAKSLSDEGHDVVVIDSDAKNFERLGPDFNGMKIQGVVIDEDVLKQAGIEKADALAAVTPDDSTNIMAAQIAEEIYNVPKVIARIYDPLREDIFHSLGLETICPTTLAVEYIKSILLSREIRHKHRFGKDDVFFKYITPKRDDIGKGLDKIILPENCYLFGIIRNEHFYFKNKNIRLQENDIMVVAEKKVNQ, encoded by the coding sequence TTGTATATAATAGTTGTGGGGTGTGGAAAAGTAGGTTCAACACTTGCAAAGTCTCTTTCTGATGAAGGACACGACGTTGTGGTGATAGATTCTGACGCTAAAAACTTTGAAAGACTTGGTCCTGACTTTAACGGCATGAAAATCCAGGGGGTTGTGATTGATGAAGATGTTTTAAAACAGGCAGGAATAGAAAAAGCTGACGCACTGGCAGCAGTAACTCCTGACGACAGTACAAACATAATGGCTGCTCAGATTGCTGAAGAGATTTACAACGTGCCAAAGGTGATAGCAAGGATTTATGACCCTCTGAGAGAAGATATTTTCCACTCTCTTGGGCTTGAAACAATCTGTCCTACAACCTTGGCTGTTGAGTATATAAAATCAATCCTTCTTTCGCGCGAGATAAGGCACAAGCACAGGTTCGGCAAGGACGATGTGTTTTTCAAGTACATCACTCCAAAGAGAGATGATATTGGAAAAGGTCTGGACAAAATAATTCTCCCTGAAAACTGTTATCTTTTTGGGATAATCCGAAACGAACACTTTTATTTCAAGAATAAAAACATAAGACTTCAGGAAAATGATATCATGGTAGTTGCTGAAAAGAAGGTGAATCAATGA
- a CDS encoding NAD-binding protein, with translation MRVAIVGGGKVGYFLTKLLAERGRYHITVIEQQPELCRKVAEEFSNVTVIEGDGTSLDTLSDAKVHKCDFFIAVTGKDEDNLISCQLAKKVFEVKRTIARANNPKNINVMKRLGVDNVISSTDIIAKIIEHEVEIEPLSVLATLKNGEIIVFQAVVQQNSPAANKKIAEVPFPKESIIGAIMRENETFVPSGDSVILPGDTLLVIVSEQAKREFKRLISSK, from the coding sequence ATGAGAGTTGCTATTGTTGGCGGTGGAAAGGTTGGGTATTTTTTGACAAAACTTTTGGCAGAAAGAGGAAGGTATCACATAACTGTGATTGAGCAGCAACCGGAGCTTTGCAGGAAAGTTGCCGAAGAGTTTTCGAATGTGACTGTGATAGAAGGTGATGGTACTTCTTTGGACACCCTCTCTGATGCAAAAGTTCACAAGTGTGACTTTTTTATTGCCGTAACCGGAAAGGATGAGGACAACCTCATATCATGTCAGCTTGCAAAGAAGGTATTTGAGGTAAAAAGAACTATAGCAAGGGCGAACAACCCCAAAAACATAAACGTGATGAAAAGACTGGGTGTTGACAATGTGATATCTTCAACAGATATCATTGCAAAGATAATCGAACATGAGGTGGAGATAGAACCTCTTTCTGTCCTTGCCACGTTAAAAAATGGTGAGATAATAGTTTTCCAGGCAGTTGTTCAGCAAAATTCACCTGCTGCTAACAAAAAGATTGCAGAAGTTCCGTTCCCAAAAGAAAGTATAATAGGTGCTATCATGAGAGAAAACGAAACATTTGTACCATCTGGGGATAGTGTTATTCTGCCAGGTGATACACTGCTTGTAATTGTCAGTGAACAGGCAAAAAGAGAGTTCAAGCGTTTAATTAGCTCAAAATAA